The following proteins are co-located in the Phragmites australis chromosome 10, lpPhrAust1.1, whole genome shotgun sequence genome:
- the LOC133883345 gene encoding probable E3 ubiquitin ligase SUD1, with protein sequence MAEIADWAVAGELPEEARPPSAGAGEDEDEDEEDEEEGDVCRICRNRGDEGHPLRYPCACSGSIKFVHQDCLLQWLDHSNSRQCEVCKHAFSFSPVYADNAPSRLPFQELIVGVGMKACHVLQFIVRLAFVLSVWLMIIPFITYWIWRLTFVRSLGEAQRLFLSHISAQLILSDCLHGFLLSAIIVLIFLGATSLRDYIRHLRELGGHDAERDDGGRERHGARAVRRLAGPNNRVPAADGNIDELAEAQGVGAGELLRRNAENVAARLERLEAQVEQMLDGLDDADGAEDVPFDELVGMQGPVFHLVENAITVLASNAIFLIVVIFVPFSLGRIVLYYLSWFFSSASTPMLAKMMPFTETAISIANGTLKSAINAVKNLSSDSHNEGVIGHVIEVVTQSLKINATGLSVIQGTGKNSLIKGTTIGSSYLSDLTTLAVGYMFIFCLVFLYIGSLALLRYARGERFTIGRLYGIATILDAIPSLCRQFFAGMKHLMTMVKVAFLLVIELGVFPLMCGWWLDVCTLKMLGATIAQRVEFFAMSPLASSSIHWLVGIVYMLQISIFVSLLRGVLHNGVLYFLRDPADPNYNPFRDLIDDPVHKHARRVLLSVAVYGSLIVMLVFLPVKLAMWVAPSNFPLDITIFDPFTEIPVDVLLFQICIPFAIEHFKPRATIKALLHHWFAAVGWALGLTDFLLPKPEENGGQENWNGRAERRDRGQFAPQIEQRMIHAAAEDNGRGNANEANDVAEESDVDDQGDSEYGFVLRIVLLLVMAWMTLLIFNAGMIVVPISLGRLVFEAIPRLPITHGIKCNDLFSFSIGCYIIWSAAAGTRYAIDYIRSRQLGFLVQQICKWCSIVLKSSALLSIWVFVIPVLIGLLFELLIIVPMRVPIDESPVFLLYQDWALGLIFLKIWTRLVMFDHMAPLVDESWRSKFERVRDDGFSRLRGLWVLHEIIMPIITKLLTALCVPYVLARGVFPVLGYPLIVNSAVYRFAWLGCLIFNALFFCAKRFHVWFTNLHNSIRDDRYLIGRKLHNFGEDKPRPSESGATSESDDQDRALILRDQEGGMRLRMRRNNLHVNQQPRLAA encoded by the exons ATGGCGGAGATCGCCGATTGGGCCGTCGCGGGCGAGCTGCCGGAGGAGGCGCGGCCGCCCTCCGCGGGGGCGggggaggacgaggacgaggacgaggaggacgaggaggagggggacGTGTGCCGGATCTGCCGCAACCGCGGCGACGAGGGCCACCCGCTCCGGTACCCGTGTGCCTGCAGCGGCAGCATCAAGTTCGTGCACCAGGACTGCCTCCTCCAGTGGCTCGACCACAGCAACTCGCGCCAGTGCGAG GTTTGTAAACATGCATTCTCCTTCTCACCCGTGTACGCTGATAATGCTCCGTCAAGACTCCCATTCCAAGAACTCATTGTTGGCGTTGGAATGAAAGCATGCCATGTGCTTCAGTTCATCGTCCGGCTTGCCTTTGTTCTCTCAGTTTGGCTCATGATTATCCCATTCATTACCTATTGGATATGGCGGTTAACTTTTGTGAGAAGTCTTGGCGAAGCGCAAAGGCTGTTCTTGAGTCACATCAGTGCTCAGTTGATCCTTAGTGATTGCCTACATGGGTTTCTTCTCTCAGCTATCATTGTACTTATATTTCTTGGTGCCACCTCTTTGAGGGACTATATAAGGCACCTGCGGGAACTTGGTGGACATGATGCTGAGAGGGATGATGGAGGCCGGGAAAGGCATGGTGCTCGAGCTGTCAGAAGGCTAGCTGGTCCTAACAATAGGGTACCTGCTGCAGATGGAAATATTGATGAACTAGCAGAAGCTCAAGGAGTCGGAGCTGGTGAACTTCTAAGAAGGAATGCCGAAAATGTTGCTGCTCGATTAGAACGACTTGAAGCTCAAGTTGAGCAGATGCTTGATGGTTTGGATGATGCAGATGGTGCTGAGGATGTTCCTTTTGATGAACTCGTTGGTATGCAAGGCCCTGTCTTCCACCTGGTTGAGAATGCAATAACA GTTCTAGCTAGCAATGCTATATTCCTCATTGTTGTGATCTTTGTTCCGTTCTCATTGGGAAGGATTGTCTTGTACTATCTATCATGGTTCTTCTCTTCGGCCTCTACTCCCATGCTGGCGAAAATGATGCCCTTCACAGAAACTGCTATTTCTATAGCTAATGGTACATTGAAGAGTGCAATTAATGCTGTGAAAAACTTGTCTTCCGACAGTCATAACGAAGGTGTTATTGGGCATGTGATTGAGGTTGTTACTCAATCCTTGAAGATAAATGCCACTGGTCTTAGTGTAATTCAAGGCACTGGGAAGAACAGTCTGATAAAAGGAACAACTATCGGCTCGTCTTATCTTTCTGATCTGACGACTCTCGCTGTTGGATACATGTTTATCTTTTGCCTCGTATTTTTGTACATCGGATCACTGGCTTTACTTCGATATGCCAGGGGTGAACGTTTTACCATTGGAAGGCTCTATGGTATAGCTACTATATTAGATGCCATTCCATCTCTATGCAGACAGTTCTTTGCTGGAATGAAGCATCTCATGACTATGGTCAAAGTTGCTTTCCTTTTGGTGATTGAGCTAGGTGTGTTTCCACTAATGTGTGGTTGGTGGCTTGATGTCTGCACTTTAAAGATGTTGGGTGCAACAATTGCTCAAAGAGTTGAATTCTTTGCAATGTCACCCTTGGCAAGCTCCTCTATCCATTGGCTTGTTGGGATTGTATATATGCTCCAAATAAGCATATTTGTCAGCCTTCTTCGAGGG GTGCTGCACAATGGAGTTCTTTATTTTCTGCGGGACCCTGCTGATCCAAATTACAATCCGTTTAGAGACTTGATTGATGATCCTGTGCATAAACATGCTCGACGAGTTCTTCTATCAGTTGCAGTTTATGGTAGCTTGATTGTGATGCTGGTCTTCTTACCTGTAAAGCTGGCCATGTGGGTAGCTCCTTCAAATTTTCCTCTGGACATCAC CATTTTTGACCCATTTACCGAGATTCCAGTTGACGTGCTTCTGTTCCAAATATGCATCCCATTCGCAATTGAGCATTTCAAGCCTCGTGCAACAATTAAAGCTCTTTTGCATCATTGGTTTGCTGCGGTTGGTTGGGCCCTGGGCTTAACTGATTTCTTACTGCCAAAACCTGAAGAAAACGGTGGGCAAGAAAATTGGAATGGCAGGGCAGAAAGAAGAGATAGGGGACAGTTTGCCCCACAGATTGAACAGCGAATGATACATGCTGCTGCAGAAGATAATGGTAGGGGGAATGCAAATGAAGCCAATGATGTTGCTGAAGAATCTGATGTGGATGATCAGGGAGACTCTGA GTACGGCTTTGTGCTTCGGATTGTGCTCTTGCTTGTAATGGCATGGATGACATTACTGATTTTCAATGCTGGAATGATAGTTGTTCCTATCTCGCTTGGCCGTCTCGTTTTTGAGGCTATTCCCCGCCTGCCAATCACACATGGCATCAAGTGCAATG ATCTGTTCTCTTTCAGCATTGGGTGTTATATTATCTGGAGTGCAGCTGCTGGGACTAGATATGCAATTGATTACATTAGATCACGACAACTGGGCTTCCTGGTGCAACAGATCTGCAAGTGGTGTTCTATTGTATTGAAGAGCTCTGCTCTTTTGTCAATATGG gTCTTTGTTATTCCTGTGTTGATTGGACTCCTGTTTGAGCTGCTGATCATTGTACCCATGAGGGTGCCTATCGATGAGAGCCCTGTTTTTTTATTGTACCAGGATTGGGCGCTTGGGTTAATATTCTTGAAAATATGGACTAGACTG GTTATGTTTGATCACATGGCACCTTTGGTTGATGAAAGCTGGAGGTCGAAGTTTGAGAGAGTAAGGGATGATGGCTTCTCCCGTTTGAGGGGTCTGTGGGTCCTCCATGAAATCATAATGCCCATTATCACCAAGCTCCTTACCGCTCTTTGTGTCCCGTACGTCCTTGCGAGGGGTGTCTTCCCGGTGTTGGGCTACCCACTGATTGTGAACTCAGCAGTCTACCGTTTTGCTTGGCTCGGCTGCCTGATATTCAATGCTCTCTTCTTCTGCGCTAAAAGATTCCATGTCTGGTTTACCAATCTCCACAACTCCATCAGGGATGACCGCTATCTGATTGGCCGGAAGCTGCACAACTTTGGCGAGGATAAACCCCGGCCGAGTGAATCTGGAGCAACTTCAGAGTCAGATGACCAGGACCGGGCACTAATCCTACGAGATCAGGAAGGGGGTATGAGATTGAGGATGAGGCGCAATAACCTGCATGTGAATCAACAACCTAGGCTGGCTGCATGA